Below is a genomic region from Amycolatopsis sp. 195334CR.
GGGGCCGGGCGGGTTCTGCGACGAATGCGGCCGCCGCCGGGTCGTGCCCGTGCCCGCGGCGGTGCCGATGCCGCCGCCGAGCGCACGGCGTGGCACCGACAGCGAACTGACCGGCGACAACGAGTTCCAGTCACTGCCGGTGGTCGAGGTCCCCGATCCGGCGACGCTGGTGCTGGCCGAGCCGGAGTACCCGGTGGAGCACCAGGTCTGCGGGAAGTGCGGTGGCCCGGTCGGGCGCCCGTACCGCGACCAGCCCGCGCTGCGGCACGGGTTCTGCGAGCAGGACGGCGAGCCGTTCGACTTCCGGCCGAAGCTGGCCGCGGGCGAGCGCGTCGGCGGGCAGTACGACGTGCTCGGCTGCCTCGCGCACGGCGGGCTCGGCTGGGTGTACCTGGCCACCGACAGCCACCTGCCGGACAAGTACGTGGTGCTCAAGGGCGTGCTCGACCGGCACAACGCCAGGGCGCGCCAGCTCGCGCAGGTCGAACGCGACGTGCTGACCCAGCTCGACCACCCGAACATCGTGCGGATCGTGGACTTCGTCGAGCACGGCTCCGACGACTACCTGGTGATGGACTACGTCGGCGGGCTGTCCCTGCGCGCGGTGCTGGAGCAGCCGGACCTGCTGCGGGTGGAGCACGTGATCACCTACGGCCGCGCGATCCTCGCCGCGCTGGACTACCTCCACGGCGAGGGCCTGCTCTACGTGGACATGACGCCGAACAACGTGATCCACGGCCACAAGCGCGTCAAGGTGATCGATCTCGGGGCCACCAGGGCGATCGGCGACCGCGAGAGCGTCGCGGTGCTGACCACCGGCTACCGGATCGGCGACCGGGAGCGCCACGAGCACGGGCTGACCGTGCGGTCCGACGTCTACTCGGTGGGCCGCACCCTGGAAGCCCTGCTGGACGCCACGCCGGGGGCCGCGGACAGCCCCGGCATCGAGTCGCTGCGGCTGGTCCTTTCGCGCGCGACCGCCTCGTACGAGCGCCGGTTCACCAGTGCCGCCGAGATGTCCGAGCAACTGGACGGGGTCCGGCGGGAGGTGCTGCACCAGCGGCCGCGGCGGTCGGCGCGGTTCGAGAGCACGCCCGAACTGCTCGACGCCGGGCTCGGCGCGGTGCCGGGACTGGCTTACTGGACCGAGCCGCAGCCCGACGTGCTCGACACCGGGCGCCCGGAGCCGGCGGAGGCGGCGTCGTGGTTCCCGGTGCCACTGCCGGTCACCGGTGAGGACGCCGTGGAAACCGAGCTGACCAGGGCTCGCGCGCGGATCGATTTGGGGGACCCGCGGGCCGCCGAGCGCGCCATCGGCCTGGCCGAGGAACTGCTGGGGGCCGCTGCCACGCACGACTGGCGGATCGCCTGGCACCGCGGGCTGCTGTGCCTCGCCGACGGTGCGGCCGAGCGGGCGGACCGGAAGTTCGGCGAGGTGCTCCAGGCGTGGCCCGCCGAGGACGCGCCGAAGCTCGCCGTCGCCTACTGCGCCGAAGTGCGCGGGGACAACGACCGGGCGCAGCAGTTGTACCAGTCCGTGTGGTCGCGTGACGACAGCCAGGTCAGCGCGGCGTTCGGCCTGGCGCGGTGCCTGCTTCGCCGTGGTGACAAGGAAAACGCGGTCGCCGCACTCGACGGGGTGCCGGGCGTTTCGCGGCACTACGACGCCGCGCGCGTGGCCGCCGTGCGCATCCGCGTCGCCGCGCCGGTCAGTCAGGGCGATCTGGCGGACGTGGTGCGGCGGCTGCCGGAACTGTTCCTGGACGGCGAATCCGCGGAACTGCTGAAGACCTTCGTCCGCCAGGCCGCGCTGGACCACGCCGGGGCGGGCGGCTGGAACGGGGACGAGCTGTTCGGCGACCCGGTCACCGAGCACGGGCTGCGGTTGCGGCTGGAGGGCTCGTTCCGGCGCATCGCCCGGCTCGCCAGTGATGAAACCCGGTACGGGCTGCTGGTGGACCGGGCCAACGACGTCCGCCCGATGACGCTGAGGTGAGGCCGTGACCAGAGACGGGAACACTGGGGAGGGGCCGGGGTTCGAACTGGAACTCGGGCAGAACAAGTACCTGTCGCCGTCGGACCGGACCATGCACGTGATCCTCACCGTGCGGGCGGTCGGCGCGCACCCGCCCGCCGAGGCGGCCGAGGTGCTGCTGGTGGACTGCTCGGCGTCGATGGACTGGCCGCCGACGAAGATCGCCGCCGCGCGCCAGGCCACCGCGGTCGCCATCGACACGCTGCGCGACGGCGTGCACTTCGGCGTGGTCCGCGGCACCGGGCGCGCGGAGCTGGTGTACCCGGCGAGTGGGCTGGTGCGGGCGACCGCGGAGACCAGGGCCGAGGCGAAGGCCAAGACGCGCGACCTGATCGCGGGCGGTGGTACCGCGATGAGCACCTGGCTCAGCCTGGCGGCGAGTCTGTTCGCACCGCACGAAAACGTGGTGCGCCACGCGATCCTGCTCACCGACGGGAAGAACGAGTCGGAGTCGCCGGAGAAGCTCGGCCGGGTGCTGGAGGAGTGCACCGGCCGGTTCGACTGCGACGCGCGCGGCATCGGGGACGACTGGCAGCCCGCCGAACTGGAGCGGATCTGCGGGGCGCTGCACGGGCAGGCCGACGCGGTGCTGGCCGACGCCGAGCTCGCCGCCGACTTCGGGCGCCTGATCGAGTCGGCGATGGGCCGGGTGATCCCGGAGCTGCGGCTGGGCATCCGGACCATGCCGTTTTCCGCGCTGCGCTTCGCCAAGCAGGTCTATCCGTCCAAAGTGGATATGACGGAGCAGGTGCGGCCGACCGGGGAGCGGACCTTCGAACTGCCGACCGGTGGCTGGGCGGTGGAGCACCGCGAGTACCACCTGTGCTTCGAGGTGGACCCGGACGCGCTGGTGCCGGGTGAGGACGTGCAGCTCGGCCGGATCGAACCGGTCGGCAGCCCGGTGAGCTGCGTGGTGGTCGGCCACCTCACCGAGGACCTGGCGCTGTCCAGCCGGGTGGACGAGCAGGTCGGCAGGCACACCGAACAGGCCGAACTGCGCGCGATCGTCCAGGCGGGCTGGAAGTCCTACGACCAGCAGGCGACCGAGGAGGCGGTCCGGCGCTGGGGCGAGGCGCTGCGGCTGGCCGTGAAGCTGGGCGACGACAACCTGGTCACCCGCCTGCGGCGCCTGATCGAAGAGGACGGCGGCGGCTTCCGGCTGCGGGAGGGCCTGCGGCCACGGGACATCAAGTCGGCGGTCATCGGCTCGGGGCTGTCGATGGATTCGGCGATACCCCGGGCCGACGCCGGGCAGTCCGAACCGGCTGGTGAGGACGTGTGGTGCCGGGGGTGCCGCCGGATCCTGCCGTCGACCGCGAAGGTGTGCGGAAGCTGCGGCACCGCGGTGGCGCCGCGATGACCACGGCGGGCCAGGGCGTCGGAAGCGCGGTGGGCTCGCCGGGCCGGAGTGGCGGTGGCAGGGTGAGCACGGCGGGCCGGGGCGTCGGAAGCGCGGTGGGCTCGCCGGGCCGGAGTGGCGGTGGCGGGGTGAGCACGGCGGGCCGGGGCGGCGGTAGCGGTGGTGGTGGCGGGGTGAGCAAACCACGCGGCGGTGGCTGGGTGAGCGCACTGCGCCGCGGTGGCGGGGCGATGATCACGGCAGGCCGGGGCAGTGGGGTGAGTACGTTGCGCCGCTTGCAGCGGCTGCGGTTGGGGCTGGTCGCCGCCACCGGGGTGGCGACGCTGGCGGCGCTGCTCACCTTCGCCGGCATCCAGGCCGCGGTGGCCGGGGTGCGAGACGGCACGGCACCCGCCGTGCTGGGGGTGCTCGCCGCGCAGGATGCGCTGGTCAAGGCCGACAACGCGCTGGTGACCGGCTTCGACACCGGACAGGTCGAGCTGACCGGCCCCGGCGAACGCCACCAGAGCGAACTGGTCATCGCCCGCCAGAGCCTCACCCAGGTCGCCGAGAACAACGCCGCCGGTGTCGAGGGCAGCCGCGCGCTGCAGGTGGTGGACGGGCTGCTGGCCGGCTACGCGAACTTCGTCGGCCAGGCCGACGCGCACTACCGCCACCAGGACGGCCGCATGGTCGGCGCGGCCGACCTCTGGTACGCCTCACGCCTGATGCACGCACCGGACAACGGCATCCTCGCCCGGCTCGACGCGCTCGCCGACCTCCAGCACGACGCCCTCCGCGAGCGCCTCTCCGGTGGCTGGCTGGCCGGGGCGGTGGCCGGATTGTGGCTGCTGCCCGCCCTGCTGCTGCTCGGCCTGCTCGGCTACACCCAATACCGGTTGCGCCGGAAGTTCCGGCGGCGGTGGAACTTCTGGCTGCTCGGCGCGACCACCCTGCTGCTCGGCCTGATCCTGACCACCTCGTTCGCCTTCGGCTCGGTGTCCGGTGCCCGTGACGCGAGCGCCACCGTCGACACCGCGGTGGCGCAGTGGCGCTCCGGCTCCGCCGCCGAAGCCGCCGCCGGGCGGCCGAAGCTGGTGGAACTGCTGCGCGAGACCTGCGCGGGCAGCTGCGGCGAGGTGGTCGGCGAACTCGCCGCCGGGCTGCCCGCCGGGGGCGCGGCCCCACCGGCCACCGCCGGTGACCCGGCCGACGACGGCCGCCGGATCGACGGGCAGCTGGCCGCGGCCGACCTGCCCGCCTACAGCGAGTTCCTGATCGCCGCGCTCGGGCTGGCGATCGCCGGACTGGTGGTGGCCGGTTTCCACCGCCGCGTCGACGAATACCGGTTCAGGTCCACATGAGACGTTCACTGACCGCGCTGCTCGGCGTGCTGCTGCTCGGGCTGAGCGCGTGCTCGGCCGCCGCCGGCACCAGAACCCTCACCGTGCTCGCTTCGTGGGAGGGCGCCGAGCAGGAAGCCTTCGAAGCGGTGCTCGCGGAGTTCGAGCAGGAGAGCGGGATCGAGGTCGACTACCGCGGCACCCGGTCGGTCAGCCAGGTCCTGCGCTCCGACGTGCAGAAGGGCCGCCCGCCGGACATCGCGGTGCTGCCGAACCCCGGCGAGCTGGCGCGCTACGTCGACAGCGGCGACCTGCGCCCCCTCGGCCAGGAGTTCGGCGAACAACTCGGCGCGCAGTGGCTGCCCCTGCACCGGCTCGGCACCCCAGCGCACTACACGGTCGTGGTGAAGGCCGACCTGAAGAGCCTGATCTGGTACCGCCCCGGCACCTTGCCCGGCCCGCCACCGCGCACCTGGGCGGAGCTGGTCGCGCTCAGCGGGGACCTGACCGCCCGG
It encodes:
- a CDS encoding VWA domain-containing protein, whose protein sequence is MTRDGNTGEGPGFELELGQNKYLSPSDRTMHVILTVRAVGAHPPAEAAEVLLVDCSASMDWPPTKIAAARQATAVAIDTLRDGVHFGVVRGTGRAELVYPASGLVRATAETRAEAKAKTRDLIAGGGTAMSTWLSLAASLFAPHENVVRHAILLTDGKNESESPEKLGRVLEECTGRFDCDARGIGDDWQPAELERICGALHGQADAVLADAELAADFGRLIESAMGRVIPELRLGIRTMPFSALRFAKQVYPSKVDMTEQVRPTGERTFELPTGGWAVEHREYHLCFEVDPDALVPGEDVQLGRIEPVGSPVSCVVVGHLTEDLALSSRVDEQVGRHTEQAELRAIVQAGWKSYDQQATEEAVRRWGEALRLAVKLGDDNLVTRLRRLIEEDGGGFRLREGLRPRDIKSAVIGSGLSMDSAIPRADAGQSEPAGEDVWCRGCRRILPSTAKVCGSCGTAVAPR
- a CDS encoding serine/threonine-protein kinase → MSEGVLTCHGKPVGPGGFCDECGRRRVVPVPAAVPMPPPSARRGTDSELTGDNEFQSLPVVEVPDPATLVLAEPEYPVEHQVCGKCGGPVGRPYRDQPALRHGFCEQDGEPFDFRPKLAAGERVGGQYDVLGCLAHGGLGWVYLATDSHLPDKYVVLKGVLDRHNARARQLAQVERDVLTQLDHPNIVRIVDFVEHGSDDYLVMDYVGGLSLRAVLEQPDLLRVEHVITYGRAILAALDYLHGEGLLYVDMTPNNVIHGHKRVKVIDLGATRAIGDRESVAVLTTGYRIGDRERHEHGLTVRSDVYSVGRTLEALLDATPGAADSPGIESLRLVLSRATASYERRFTSAAEMSEQLDGVRREVLHQRPRRSARFESTPELLDAGLGAVPGLAYWTEPQPDVLDTGRPEPAEAASWFPVPLPVTGEDAVETELTRARARIDLGDPRAAERAIGLAEELLGAAATHDWRIAWHRGLLCLADGAAERADRKFGEVLQAWPAEDAPKLAVAYCAEVRGDNDRAQQLYQSVWSRDDSQVSAAFGLARCLLRRGDKENAVAALDGVPGVSRHYDAARVAAVRIRVAAPVSQGDLADVVRRLPELFLDGESAELLKTFVRQAALDHAGAGGWNGDELFGDPVTEHGLRLRLEGSFRRIARLASDETRYGLLVDRANDVRPMTLR